CCCAGTCCGGTTACGCCTGCTACCAGCCGCGCATGATGTCGTCGCAGATGGTGCTCGGTGCCCTGTACCCCGAGCTTGACTACGCCGGCGGCCTCGAGGGTGGCTATGACGACCCGGAGTACTGCGTGCCTGAGCTCATGGTCCTCTGGGGCAAGATGCCCCTGGCATCCAACCCGGATGGCTTCTTCGGCCATGCGGTCATCGACCTCATGAAGCGCGGTGCGAAGCTCGTCACCATCGATCCGCGCGTCAACTGGCTGGCAACCAGGTCCGAGCTGCAGCTGCGCCTGCGCAACGGCACGGATGCCGCCCTTGCCATGGCGATGTGCAACATCATCATCAAGGAAGACCTCTACGATCACGATTTCGTGGAGCGCTGGACCTACGGCTTTGACGAGTTCGCCGAGCGCGTTGCCTATATGACGCCCGAGGATGCCGCCCGCATCTGCGAGGTTCCCGTCGAGGACATCTACACGGTGGCCCGCATGTACGCCAACGCCCATCCGGCCTCCATCGCCTGGGGCCTCGCCTTCGACCAGAACACCAACGGCATGCAGGCCGGTCAGTGCGTACTCGCCATGATATGCATGTGCGGCAACCTCGACGTGCCCGGCGGCAACATCGTCGCCGACCTGTCGATGCCCGAGGACATCACCGGCGACGCCGCATCCGGGCAGTCGGAGCACAACACCGACACGCGCGCCTTCATCACCGAGGGCTGGTACCAGATGACCGACGAGGAACGCGACAAGTGCATCGGCATGGACAAGTATCCCCTGTACTGCAACCAGATTACCGGTGCCCAAGCTGACTGCGTGTTGGATACCCTGGAGACGGATGAGCCCTACCCCATCAAGATGGCGTGGATCGCCAACACGAACCTCATCGCCCCGACCAACTCGGCCGAACCCACCCGCTGGCACAAGGCGCTGCTGCGCTCCATCGACTTCGCCTTCGGCACGGACTGCTTCATCACGCCGACCATCCAGGCCGTCTGCGACGTCTTCCTGCCGCTTTCCACGGTGGCCGAGCACGATGGCGTGAACCGCACCCACTATGGTGCCGCCTCCATCACCACCGGCTGCGGCAACAAGGCCATCACCGTGGGCGAGGCCAAGTCCGACCTCGAGATCTACTGCATGCTCGCCAAGCGCATGGCCGAGATGTTCCCCGATGACCCCAAGGCGCGCTTCGCCTACGAGAAGTACCCGGACTACCACGACTATCTCGAGAAGAACCGCCTCGAGGGACGTCACGTGTTCAATGAGGTGCGCGAGCTCGTCAAGTTCAAGCGCAAGGTCTATTACAAGAAATACGAGACCGGCAAGTTGCGCCCCGACGGACAGCCGGGCTTCCTGACCCCAACCGGACGTGTCGAGCTGTGGTCATCGGCCTTCGCAAACAACGGCATGGACCCGCTGCCCTACTACTACGAGCCGGACCTTTCGCCGCGTATTCCCGAGAAGACCGCCGAGGACCTGGAGCTCAAGCGCAATCCGCTGGTCCCCGAGGAACTGGACGCCAAGTGGCACGAGCGTGACCTCCCCCACGAGGAGATCATGGAGAAGTACCCGTTCATCATGTCCACGGGTCACCGCCGCTACTCCTCGTTCCACTCCGAGCACCGTCAGGTGGCCGTGCTGCGCGAGCTCGATCCGAACCCGATGATCGAGATCAACCCGGCCGACGCAGAGCGCATCGGCGTCTCCGATGGCCAGTGGTGCGAGATATCCAACATGTTTGGCAGCGCGAAGTTCAAGGCGCGCGTGATGCCGACTGTGGGTGAAGGTCATGTCGAGGTTGATCACGGCTGGTGGTTCCCCGAGCAAGACGGCAGCGAGCCCAGTCTCTTCGGGGTCTGGCAGTCCAACTGCAACGACCTCATCCCGGAACACCACAACAACGCCCTTGGCCTGGGAGCCCCCTACAAGAGCGCATGCTGCAACGTGGTGCCCCTCAAGGAAAGCTACGACGTCGACATGGCAGCATTCGGCGAGAAATTCGGAAAGCTGGTGTAAATCATGACTCAATACGGATTGCTTATCGATTACGAATTCTGCACGGGATGCCAGAGCTGCGAGGTCAGCTGCAAGGAGGAGCATGACTTCCCCGTCGGCAAGTGGGGCATCCGCGTCCTGGACGACGGTCCCTGGCAGAAGGACGATTCCAAGGACATCGGGAACTGCTACAACTGGAACAAGATTCCCACTCCCACTGACCTGTGCGACCTGTGCATCGACCGTTTGCGCGATGGACGCGAGCCCGTGTGCATGCACAACTGCCTGGCCGATGTCATTCGCTTCGGCACCATCGACGAAATGGCCGAGGAGCTGAAGCGCAAGCCCAAGCAAGTGCTCTGGACCCCCTGCGACATCAATCTCTAGTTTCATCAGTACCGCAAGCCCGAATGGTGCGTCTCTTGACGAGGCGCACCATTCGCCACGCGTGAACCATCCGAGGAGGAAGCCATGTCCATGCGCAGGAATTCCAACGGAGCGTTGACCACGATGAACGTCATCGGCATCCTGGCGCTGTTCTGCACCATGAGCGAGTTCGCCATTCTGACGCCATCCATCGCAGCCTTCTCGCATCATTTTGCCGATACCGACATCACCACCATCATGCTCGCAAACAGCATCACCGGCATCGTGTCGGTACCGGTGAGCATCGCGTCCGGCGCCCTGCTCCCGAAGATCGGCTTCAAGCCCGCTGCCATCGCGGGCATCCTCATCATGACGGTGGGCGGCGCGTACCCCTTCCTCATGCCCGATATCACCGACTACAACCTCATCATCTTCTCGCGCATTATCGTCGGCATTGGCCTGGGCATCATGTTTCCCGTGGGCAACGCGAGCATCATCGCGTTGTGCGAGGGCGAGCAACGTTCACGCCTGCTTGGTCTGGGAATCACCATCCAGTTCGTCTTCAACATCATCTACACCACGGTAGCCGGCTATCTGACCGAGATCGGTTGGAACTACTCGTTCTTGGCGTATCTAATCGGCTTTGTCCCCATGGTCATCGCGTTGCTGTGGATGCCCGAAGCCAAGGGTGTCGTTCGCGCCAAGCTCGCAGGCCAGGTCAAGACGAAGGGAGTCGCAAAGCCGAAGATTCCGCGTTCCATCGCGGGATATGCGCTATTCGCGCTGGCGGCGTGGACCTGCGTCGTGACGGTGCAGGTAGTAACCTCCTCGGTACTTGACTGGCGCGGACTTGCCGGACCGGGCGAGGCGGCGCTTGTCATCAACTGCTGCGGCATCGGAACCATCCTGTGCGGCCTGCTCTTCCCCTACCTCGTCCGCTGGTTCAAGGCGCGTCTGTTCGGGATATCGGCCGCGTTCATCGTGATAGGACTCATCCCCTGCCTGCTGGCACCGTCATCCATCGTCTACGCCCTGGGCGTCTTCATCTTGGGGTTTGCCGGCTCCGCGTTCTTCACCGCCGCGCAAAACGCGACAGGCAATGTCACGCCTCCCGAGCGCGTGCCCTTCGTGAGCGGCATCATGACGTCGATGATGAATCTGGGGCCGTTCTTGGCACCCTATGTGTTCAGTTGCTCGATGCTCCTGCTGCCGGCCATGGGCTTCGATGCCGTGTTCCCGGTTCTCATCGTCATCGCCTTGGTGGTATGCGTCATCGGCCTTGTTCACCCCATGCGCGCCCTCATGATGCGCAAACCCGAATAGGCTGGGTGCGATATGCCACGTTGCTTCGCATGCATCCATTGCGGAAAATGCGGGCCGCCAAGCTCGGACGCCAAAGTCCGCCCCATCGGATACTGCATCTTCTGCGACACGCAAAACGATGCAAGCGATACCACCTGCAAGACATGTGGCAAGCGCCTGCCGTTGCCTCCCGGCAACGTGAACGCGGCTAGCAGCTGACAGGCTAGATGCTCACCGTCAGGCCGTCCATGAGGTCGTTCACGGTCTTCATGGCGCACATCTTGCCGCACATCGTGCAGGTCCCTTCCGTGACGGGCGGGGCGCTCTCGTAGAACTCGCGCGCACGTTGCGGATCGAGGGCGAGGTCGAACATCTCGCTCCACGACACGCGACGACGAGCATCGCTCATGCGATTGTCCCGGTCACGCGCACCTGGCACGCCTTTGGCGATGTCGGCGGCATGGGCGGCGATTTTGGTGGCGACGAGTCCCTCGCGCACATCGTTGGCGTCCGGTAGGCGCAGATGCTCGGCCGGCGTCACGTAGCAGAGGAAGTCAGCCCCGCTCGAGGCCGCGATGGCCCCGCCGATGGCCGCCGTGATGTGATCGTAGCCGGGAGCGATATCGGTCACGAGCGGGCCGAGCACGTAGAAGGGCGCCTCGTGGCACAGGCGCTTCTCCATCTTCATGTTGGCCGCGATTTCGTCGAGCGCCATGTGTCCCGGCCCCTCGACCATCACCTGCACGCCGGCATCCCACGCGCGTTGCGTGAGCTTGCCGATTTCGATGAGCTCGGCAATCTGGGCGGCATCGCTTGCATCGTAGATGCTACCGGGGCGCATCGCATCGCCAAGGGAGATGGTCACGTCATGCTCGTGCAGGATGGCGAGCACGTCATCGTAGAACTCGTAGAACGGATTCTCGTTGCCGGTCGCCTCCATCCAGGCAAAGATCAGCGAACCACCCCGACTGACGATGTTCGTGAGACGCCCCGTCTCCTTGAACGAGTCGATGACCCGGCGGTTCATGCCCGCATGTACCGTCACGAAATCGACGCCGTCTTCGGCATGCGCGCGAATGACCTCGAGAAAATCGTCCGGCGTGATGTCGATGAGCGCCTTCTCCAGATACCCAATGGCATCGTACATGGGCACCGTGCCCACCATTGCCGGGGACCGATCGATGAGCGCACGGCGAAACGCGCGCGTCTTTCCCGAGTTCGAGAGGTCCATGATCGCCTCGGCGCCCAGCTCGAGCGCGACATCGACCTTGCGCCACTCCTCCTCCTCGTCGGCCAGGTCGCCCGAAATGCCAAGGTTGACGTTGACCTTGGTGCGCAGTGACACACCATCCAGGCATGAGCCCACGCCCTCGGGATTAAGCGAAGCGTGGTGGATGTTCGCCGGAATGGCAATGCGTCCAGCAGCGACGGCCTCACGCACGTTTTCCGCGCAGATGCCCTCCTTCGCGGCGACGGCGCGCATCTGCTCGGTCACGATTCCGGCACGCGCGTAATCGATTTGCGTTATTTGATTGCCCATGGCGTCCATGGCGCACTCCCTTCGTTGGCATTACCCACACAGGTTCATCGGGTCGGCATCGTAAGCGCCCTCTCAGCCTGGACCATCCAAGCTCCCCGGTTATGGTTTGGGATTATATGTCAGATACGGCGCGATGATTCGCCAGAGCGAAAATCCCGCGCTAGCTCTTGCGCTGAAGCCTCTCGAGCTCGGCCTTGAGCGAGGCATAGTGCTTGAACTCTTCCTCGGACCAACTACCAAAGAGCGCTTCCTCGAGCATTTGGCTGGCCGTAACAGCAAGGCCCTCTTGCGGATAGAGGCGCTCACGGCTGCGGTTGTAGAGGTAGATTTGATCGAACATGCCCGAATCCTCGAGTACAGCGAGGTTGCGCACGATCTGGTCGACGATCTTGCGATGATGGGCGGGGTCGGTTGCTCGGGGCGTGGTGCCGGCAAGACGCATTTGCTCATAGCGGAGTTGGCAGGAGACGAGCGATATCTCCGGCTTGACCGCCATGAGAGCGAGCGAGACATCATAGCCGCGCTCACGTAGGAGCGTGGCGGTCGCGAGAGGCACCTGAGACGTGCGTAGCGTGCCCTCGATGATGAGGTTGTAGCCGGCCGAGGAAAGCGCATCGACGAAGGCCTCCACCATCTTGCCTGCCCATTGCGCCGTATAATCGACGGCCTTATCGCCATAGGCGCTTTGCAGAGCAAAGAAGCGCGGGTGAAGCTTTCGATATTCATCACCGTTGATGACGATGACATCCTTTTTGAACATCTCGAGAAACACGTGGTGAAGAGTGGTCTTGCCTGCCCCGCTTTGACCACCAAGCAAGATTGCCTGCGGTCGATCATGCGGCGACAGACAAGCGGGCGCTACCATCGTCTCGAGCTGACCAATCAGCTTTTCGGAAAACTCTTCTTCGGAATACTCCGCAAGATAGTTACCCATGTCAGGCCGCCTGCGGGATATAGCGGTCTGCGAGTTTATCGAATGCGTCAAGTTGGCCCTTAATTTCTGCCAGCTTACCCTTGTTGGAGTTTTCGGAACTGACAATAGTAGGCTTAAGCAAGGCAATCTGATTGATGATGTCGGAAAACACCATTTCGCGCATTGCATCGCCATGTTTCCGTGCGGTCGACCTCAGCGCAAATAGCTTGGCCAGAATCTCGGCGGCTTTCTCCGTAAGCACCTCTTGCGTGAGCGTAATCTGATAGATCTCCGTCATGTCCATATCTTCATCTCCTTCGCCAAAGTAGACCTCTGCATAGACGATTTCCTCGACGCCATGACGCTCCTTCTCGGAAAGCTCCTTGCCGTCACGGTCGAGGCAGTCCATGATGAAGCGCGGCAAACGGGCGGCACGGATGAGGTTGGCGTTGGCGCGAGAGGGCTTCTGTCCCTTCTCGTAGCGCGCGAGACTCGCCTCCCCCAGCCCGAGCAAACGCGCGAACGAGCGTTGCGAGAGGCCGTACTTGGCGCGGATGTCCTTGATGTCCTGCGGTGTGAGTTCGTGGGCCATGCCCTACCTCCTCGAACAGAAATCACTCATGTGATGTCTTCGTAAGCTTATAATACTATAATTTGATTGTAATTATAGTATTTTATTATCTTTTGTTATGTTTTTACTGATTTGCAATCATTTGATATGCATATACACAGTTTGGTACATCCCGATCACGCATTTGGCGGCCCAGCACGAAGCGCAACATACATGTGCAGTTTTATGCGCCCCGATCACATGACGCTTTGACAGCATGCGTACCCTCCCGTACACTGGGCGAACCCGGATTCGATTTGAGGTGGATGTATGTGCGGAGAATTCGTCATCTAGTCTTTCTCGGCTAAGTGCCGAACACTAGTCATTCCCATTCCGCACACCCACGTTCCGGGAGATTCCCATGTCAAAGAACATCTCTTCAAACTCGCCTGCGCAGGCGGGAAAGCCTGCCGAATCCACCGACGCGCTTCTCACGAGCGCCGTCGGCTTGCCCCTTCCCAAGAACTGGCTGGCGATCATCAGCTTCATATGGGCCGGTCAGGCCGTCTCGATGATAACCAGCTACGCTGCGGGCTATGCCGTCGTGTGGTACGTGACCGAATCCACCGGCAGCGCGCTCGTGCTTGCCGTGATGAACATATGCGTGATGCTCCCCGTCGGTCTTCTCTCCCCCTTTGGCGGCATCGTGGCAGACAAGCACAACCGCAAGATGATCATGATCGTGGCCGACGGCGCCATTGGGCTCATCTCGTTGATAGCGGGATTCATCATCCTCGCAGGCGATGTCTCGCTCGTGTTGCTTACCCTCGTCTGCGTGGCACGCGCCATCGGCCAGGCCTTCCACAGCCCGGCGATGATGGCGACCATGCCCATGCTCGTGCCCGACAAGCACCTCCTGCGCATCAACACGCTCGACCAGTTGCTCGCCTCCATTGCCGGCATAGGCGCGCCCGCCTTCGGCATCTTCCTCTACACCACCATGGGGTTTTCCTCGGTCATGTTCCTCGACTTCATCGGAGCACTCTTCGCCATTGCTGGGCTTGCGCTTGCGAAGGTCCCCACCGTCATTGACGAGACAGCCACGCAACAGCATGTCATCGCCAACCTGCGCGACGGCTTCCGTGCCGTCGCGGCATCGCGCGGCTTGCTGCTTCTCATCGTCATGGTCACCATCGGCATGATGATATTCGGCCCGCTCTCGGCCGTGTTCCCGCTGATGACGTACGAGCATTTCTCGGGCGATGGCTACATGGCCTCGCTCGTCGAGGCGGCATTCGGTATCGGCATGCTCGTGGGCTCGGGCATACTCATGGCATGGGGCGGCGGCAAGAGGCTCGCGGGCCTTATCGCCGTGGCCGCCGTCATCGTGGGGGCAACGACGACGGCGTGTGGGCTTCTGCCCCCGACAGGTTTCGTCGCCTTCGTGATGCTCGTCGCTGTGATGGCCATGGCCTGCGCATGGTTCAACGGTCCCACGATGACCCTCACGCAACGCAACGTGCCCGATGAGAAGATGGGGCGCGCCATGGGCCTGCTCAACGCCGCCATGGGGCTCGCGACGCCCATCGGCATCGCCATCGGCGGCGTGGCGGCCGAGCTCATGGGCGTAGCTCCGTTTTTCGTGGTGGACGGCATCGCGTGCCTCGTGCTAGGCCTCGTGGCCTACATCCCCAAGTCGATCCGCGCCCTCGACGAAGGCTAGCGTACCGAATGTGACAAAACGCGCCGGGGCAGTTTTGTCGATACCTCTGCACACCAGTTATCCCTGCTGTTCGGAGACCCCGCGCTTGCCGTACCCATAGCGCTTTCTGAACGCGACCATGAAGCAAATCGAGAGGACGGCGGCCGCCAGCTCGCCCACCGTGACGGAAAGCCAGATGCCGTCGATACCCAAGACCAGGGGAAGCAGCAGTACCGCGCCGCACTCGAACACGAGAGTGCGCAGAAAGGCGATGATGGCAGAGACGATACCGTTGCCAAGCGAGGTGAACAACGCCGAAGCATAGATAGGGATGCCCATGATGAGGAAGGCGAAAGCGTAGATCTGGTACGCGTTGACCGTGAACTCGAGCAACACCGCGTCGTAGCTCACGAATATGGCGGAGAGCGGCCCGGCAAGCCATTCGGCGGCCAGGAACATGAAGACGCTGCCCACGCCGATGAACCCAAGGCTCTTGAGCAGGATGCTGCGCATCTCCTTGCGATTGCGCGCACCGTACTGGTAACTCATGAGCGGCGAGCTGCCGAGCGCATATCCCATGAAGATGGCCGCGAAGATCATCGCCGTGTAGCCGATGACGCTGAACGCCGCGACGCCATCTTCGCCGATGTAGCGCATGAGCTGGAAGTTGTAGAGCATGGTCGTGAGACTCATGGCGATGTTGGAGACGAGCTCGGAGCATCCGTTGAGGCAGGACCTGCCGATGGGTCGCCACTCAAGGCGCGTCCTGACCAGGCGCAGCAGGCTCGAATTGTGCTTGCGCAAGAAGTAGACGAGCGGAATGAGGCCACCCACCACCTGACCGAGCGCCGTGGCGATGGCGCCTCCCGCAATCCCCCAGCCAAAGACGCAGATGAACAGCCAGTCGAGCACGACGTTCACGACGCCCGCGGCAACGATGACGTAGAAGCCGTAGTTGGGCTTGCCTGCCGTGGAATAGAAGATCTGGAACGCGAACTGCAGCGCGTAGAACGGCAGCGCGAGCAGCACCCAACGACCGTAGATGACGCTCTCGTCAAGCAACGCGCCCTGCGCTCCGAAGGCCTCGAGTAACGGCACGAGGATCAGCTGCCCGATGACGGCGAGCATGACCGCGAGGACGATCGTGAAGATGACGAGCATGCTGAAGTAGCGGTTGGCCTTCTCGTCGTCGCCCTCGCCACGGGTCTTGGCGACCAGCGCGCTACCGCCCGTGCCCGTCATGAGGCCAATCGTCGCGAGGATCATGACGACGGGCCAGGCCAGGTTGACGGCCGCCAACGCGGTCTTGCCGACGAAGTTCGAGACGAAGAAACCATCCACCACCTCGTAGAGCGAGGTGAAGATCATCATGCAAATCGTCGGAAACGTGTATTTGAGAAGGGCACTCATGGAAAAGTGCCGGTTCATGTCCTGCGTCATAAGGAGTCTCTCGTATCCAATACAAAGCTGGGCGTAGCGCCAAAGGGTTCACACGAGAGAAACAGTGTACCTCATCGCCAACGCTAGTTATGTATAGGTGACGGCCGTACCCATTTCATCCGTGATGCTTGTGGTGTCTCCCACCCTGGGCATCACCATCTTGGGCCACGGCCGTACCGCCATGGTGCGATGCAATCTGATCGCGCAGCTCGCGCATCGAGAGCCCCGCGCAATCGTCAATCGTCAAATCAGGATCGAGCTCCGTCAGCTCAAGGGCGGCTACATAACGACCGCAACCCATTCCGTGAGCATGAGCCTCTTCGCGCACCTGCAAACTCACCGCATCACATGACCCCCGGCACGGCAAAGCCGCCAGCCGCTCCTCGCTGATGCCCACGAGCATCTGCTCCTGCTCCGCATTATCCGAGGCGACACTTACCTGCACGTAGGCATCGTCACGCAAGTATGGCGCAAGCGAGGGACTCTGGGTGAGCTTCTCGAGCGCCTCGCCATACGAAAGGCCGGTGAGTGACAAGTCTGCGACTACGGCCTGACCGTCATCGTTTATGCCCTCGACGCTTACCACCTGGTCGGCGCTATTGAGTTGCAATTCGATGGAGGGGTTGATGTCGATATCCACATAGGCGCTGATGACGGTGTCGAAGGGTGCAGGCGCAACAGTATCGCCTGACGTGGTGGGATCGCCCGGCACGTTGGCGATGCGGAAAAACCCGAAGCAGGCCACGCCAAGTACGAGACAAGCCGCCAAACCGGCAATGAAGCGATTGAAGCGCACTTTGCGGGAAGGACGACGGCGCTTCGCCTTGGCAGCGCTGGCAATGGGAATGACTTGCGCCGTATCGGCACCCACACTGTCCGCCTCGGCCGCAAGGCGATCATAGGCATCGAGGACCGATTGCCGAGCGCTCGCGGGCGGTTCGAGAGCATCGAAGGCATCGCGCATGCGCGTTTCAAGTTCGCGATCGTTCACGAGAGGGCCTCCTTCAGCGTTTTCTTGCCCCGAGCTATCCAGGAATAGACGGTGTTGACGGGAGCATCGAGCATCTCGGCAATCTCGGGTGCCGTGTATCCCTCGTACAGCGCGAGGTAGAGCGGCAAACGGGGCGGGTCATCGAGAGACCGGAACGCCTCCATGAGCTCCATACGGTCGCAATCGGGTTGTGCCTCGCTGTCACGGGAAATGAGCGCCTCCGACGCGATTGCCTCGTCGAGAGGCTCGTCGTTGCGACGATGCGCCCGCAGCATGTCCTTGCAGACGTTTGATGCAACCGTGATGAGCCATGCCTTGCGATGGGCATCATCGTTGAAGCTCGTCGCATCGGCAAGCGCATACTTGAGGAAGGTCTCCTGGAACGCGTCCTGCGCGTCGTGCTCCGAACGGAAATACCCCATGCACACGTGCCAAACGGTCGCCCCGTGGGCGTTCATGGCAGCTTCGATGTCGTCACGAGACAGCACAGACGCGGTTCCAGGCTCGCTCGCTAGCAGTGAGTCCCGTGGTGACCACCGCCGTGATGGCCGTACCCGGCACCGCCGTTACCGGCACCTGCACCGCAGCCGTTGCCAGCGCCACCAGCGTAGTTGTCACAGACGCCATCGCCATTGTCATCGGTATAGCACGGCCCGTTACCGGCGCCGGCGCCGTAACCATTGCCATTGCCGACATTGGAACCATCGCCGCGGTTGGCATAGTTGTCACAGACGCCATCGCCGTCATCATCGGTGTAGGCATTACCGCTACCAGCACCAAGACCGTAACCGTTGCCGGCGCCGTAGCCATCTGTGTAGTTGTCACAGATGCCATCACCGTTGTCATCAACATAGCAACCGGCGCTGCCAGGACAATCACCCGCCGCGTTCACGCAGCTAAGCGTTGCGCAGACCCGTTGCGAAAGCGGATTTGCCTGCGCCTGCACCGGTGCATTTCCGAGACAGAGCGCAAACGCGGGAATGGCAATGGCCGCGGCAAAGGCGATGCCGAGAATAGCGATCGTGGTTTTCTTCATGATGCACACCTCACTCGTCCGTGCTTTGACTTCACTTATAACACGAACGAGCGAGCTGATTCCTTGCAGGAAATTTCAAAAAACTTATTCGTATTTCTCGACGGCAAGTTCAAGCTGGTTGATGATGTCGATTTGCTGGGGGCACATGCTCTCACAGAGGCCGCACTTGATGCACTCGCTTGCCCTGCCTTCGGCTGTCTGCCAGCTGTAGAGTTCCTTCACGAACTCGTGGTCATGCGTCATGGATTCGAGGTTCAGAAGTTCCATGACCGTGGGAATCTTCACGCCCGAAGGACAACCCTTGACGCAGTAGTTGCAGGCCGTGCAGGGAATCTCCGCCAGCGAGCGCAGCTTCGTGATTGCGCGCTCGAGTGCCTCGTGCTCGGCAGCCGTGAAGGGCTGGTTATTCGCGTAGGACGCGACGTTCTCGTGCGCCTGATCCATGTTCGACATGCCCGAGAGCACGGAGATGACATTGGGGAGGTTCCAGCAGAAGCGATAGGCCCATTCGGCCTGCGTCGAGCCGGGCTTTGCCTCCTCGAGAATGGCCGCCACATCATCCGGCAAGTTGCAGAGGCGTCCACCGCGAGCCGGCTCCATGATGATGACCGGCTTGCCATGTTTCTCTGCCACCTCCATGAGACGCTGCGCGTCATTGTGAGGATCGTTCCAGTCGAGGTAGTTCACCTGGAGTTGCACGAAGTCCATCTCGGGGTGCTCCGTGAGGAGCTTGTCCAGACAATCGGCATCATCGTGCATGGAGAAGCCCACGTAGCGGATCTTTCCGGCGGCCTTCTGCTCTTGCGCCCAATCCCACATGCCATACTCATCGAACTTTGCCGTGCGCTTGCCGCCCACGTTGTGATGCAGGAAGTAGTCCACGTAATCGGTGCCAAGACGCTTGAGCGAGATATCGAGGCACTCCTTGGCAGCCTGCTCATTGGGCATTGCCCATGCCAGGCATTTGGTTGCAATGGTGAACGACTCACGCGGATAGCGCGCGACGAGCGCCTTGCCGAGCGCCACCTCGGACTCGCCCTCGTGATAGACGAACGCGGTATCGAAATAGGTGTTGCCGGCCTCCATGAAGGTATCGACCATCTGCTCGAACTGGGGGATGTCGATGCTCTTGACGTCGTTTTCGTCGAGAAGAGGGAGCCTCATGCAGCCAAAGCCCATCTTG
This window of the Coriobacteriaceae bacterium genome carries:
- a CDS encoding MFS transporter → MSKNISSNSPAQAGKPAESTDALLTSAVGLPLPKNWLAIISFIWAGQAVSMITSYAAGYAVVWYVTESTGSALVLAVMNICVMLPVGLLSPFGGIVADKHNRKMIMIVADGAIGLISLIAGFIILAGDVSLVLLTLVCVARAIGQAFHSPAMMATMPMLVPDKHLLRINTLDQLLASIAGIGAPAFGIFLYTTMGFSSVMFLDFIGALFAIAGLALAKVPTVIDETATQQHVIANLRDGFRAVAASRGLLLLIVMVTIGMMIFGPLSAVFPLMTYEHFSGDGYMASLVEAAFGIGMLVGSGILMAWGGGKRLAGLIAVAAVIVGATTTACGLLPPTGFVAFVMLVAVMAMACAWFNGPTMTLTQRNVPDEKMGRAMGLLNAAMGLATPIGIAIGGVAAELMGVAPFFVVDGIACLVLGLVAYIPKSIRALDEG
- the thiC gene encoding phosphomethylpyrimidine synthase ThiC; its protein translation is MDAMGNQITQIDYARAGIVTEQMRAVAAKEGICAENVREAVAAGRIAIPANIHHASLNPEGVGSCLDGVSLRTKVNVNLGISGDLADEEEEWRKVDVALELGAEAIMDLSNSGKTRAFRRALIDRSPAMVGTVPMYDAIGYLEKALIDITPDDFLEVIRAHAEDGVDFVTVHAGMNRRVIDSFKETGRLTNIVSRGGSLIFAWMEATGNENPFYEFYDDVLAILHEHDVTISLGDAMRPGSIYDASDAAQIAELIEIGKLTQRAWDAGVQVMVEGPGHMALDEIAANMKMEKRLCHEAPFYVLGPLVTDIAPGYDHITAAIGGAIAASSGADFLCYVTPAEHLRLPDANDVREGLVATKIAAHAADIAKGVPGARDRDNRMSDARRRVSWSEMFDLALDPQRAREFYESAPPVTEGTCTMCGKMCAMKTVNDLMDGLTVSI
- a CDS encoding MFS transporter → MSMRRNSNGALTTMNVIGILALFCTMSEFAILTPSIAAFSHHFADTDITTIMLANSITGIVSVPVSIASGALLPKIGFKPAAIAGILIMTVGGAYPFLMPDITDYNLIIFSRIIVGIGLGIMFPVGNASIIALCEGEQRSRLLGLGITIQFVFNIIYTTVAGYLTEIGWNYSFLAYLIGFVPMVIALLWMPEAKGVVRAKLAGQVKTKGVAKPKIPRSIAGYALFALAAWTCVVTVQVVTSSVLDWRGLAGPGEAALVINCCGIGTILCGLLFPYLVRWFKARLFGISAAFIVIGLIPCLLAPSSIVYALGVFILGFAGSAFFTAAQNATGNVTPPERVPFVSGIMTSMMNLGPFLAPYVFSCSMLLLPAMGFDAVFPVLIVIALVVCVIGLVHPMRALMMRKPE
- a CDS encoding molybdopterin-dependent oxidoreductase, which codes for MEFKNDLGKPWKFQDGDFTVIRSSVWSPPGCHPVGCGIKLYVDKDGRLDHVEGDENDPITQGRLCPRCVALKDYIYNPSRVIYPQKRAKEERGNADAWERCSWDEALDIIMDNWRRLTDEYGRETMAIFVGTGRDGMLSQDFQLSIFRTPNLAYTQSGYACYQPRMMSSQMVLGALYPELDYAGGLEGGYDDPEYCVPELMVLWGKMPLASNPDGFFGHAVIDLMKRGAKLVTIDPRVNWLATRSELQLRLRNGTDAALAMAMCNIIIKEDLYDHDFVERWTYGFDEFAERVAYMTPEDAARICEVPVEDIYTVARMYANAHPASIAWGLAFDQNTNGMQAGQCVLAMICMCGNLDVPGGNIVADLSMPEDITGDAASGQSEHNTDTRAFITEGWYQMTDEERDKCIGMDKYPLYCNQITGAQADCVLDTLETDEPYPIKMAWIANTNLIAPTNSAEPTRWHKALLRSIDFAFGTDCFITPTIQAVCDVFLPLSTVAEHDGVNRTHYGAASITTGCGNKAITVGEAKSDLEIYCMLAKRMAEMFPDDPKARFAYEKYPDYHDYLEKNRLEGRHVFNEVRELVKFKRKVYYKKYETGKLRPDGQPGFLTPTGRVELWSSAFANNGMDPLPYYYEPDLSPRIPEKTAEDLELKRNPLVPEELDAKWHERDLPHEEIMEKYPFIMSTGHRRYSSFHSEHRQVAVLRELDPNPMIEINPADAERIGVSDGQWCEISNMFGSAKFKARVMPTVGEGHVEVDHGWWFPEQDGSEPSLFGVWQSNCNDLIPEHHNNALGLGAPYKSACCNVVPLKESYDVDMAAFGEKFGKLV
- a CDS encoding helix-turn-helix domain-containing protein — its product is MAHELTPQDIKDIRAKYGLSQRSFARLLGLGEASLARYEKGQKPSRANANLIRAARLPRFIMDCLDRDGKELSEKERHGVEEIVYAEVYFGEGDEDMDMTEIYQITLTQEVLTEKAAEILAKLFALRSTARKHGDAMREMVFSDIINQIALLKPTIVSSENSNKGKLAEIKGQLDAFDKLADRYIPQAA
- a CDS encoding zeta toxin family protein, which translates into the protein MGNYLAEYSEEEFSEKLIGQLETMVAPACLSPHDRPQAILLGGQSGAGKTTLHHVFLEMFKKDVIVINGDEYRKLHPRFFALQSAYGDKAVDYTAQWAGKMVEAFVDALSSAGYNLIIEGTLRTSQVPLATATLLRERGYDVSLALMAVKPEISLVSCQLRYEQMRLAGTTPRATDPAHHRKIVDQIVRNLAVLEDSGMFDQIYLYNRSRERLYPQEGLAVTASQMLEEALFGSWSEEEFKHYASLKAELERLQRKS